In the Fibrobacter sp. UWR3 genome, AATAGCGACAATCAATGCCAGCGTAGGCCAAACAATGCGGCGGTCAGTAATCCACGAAAGATCCTTCTTGACCTTGCGGTACTCCGGAGGCAAGAGGTTAATCGAAATGCATATCGAACGCTTTGCGGCGTTCTTCGCTTTCGTCTTCGTCTTAGTCTTTGTTTTCTTTTCTGCCATTAGTCAAACTTCCTCATAGCAAGCCCAAGCGCTGGCGCAAGGATGTTGGATAAAGCGAGGGACACGCCCGATTCGCCCACCACGCTCGCATCACATTCAACGTAACGGAACGGGTTCACGGTGTCGGTCTCTATGCCGGAACGTTCGGCGATATATTCCTTCAAGCCCTTGATGGAGGCGCCACCGCCGCCGAGCAAGATCTTGTTCAGCGGTTCGGAATCTTCCGAAGAAGAGTAGTAGCGGATACCGAATTCCACCTGGGCCATAATGTCTTCAAAGGCAAGCTTCAAGGCCTCTTCCACTTCGGCTTCGGCAAACCCGTCCACGATGCCCAGATCGCCCGTCTCGAAAATCTCGTGGCACTTGGCGGCATCGACACCGAGCGTCACGCCGAGCTTTGCAATAATCATGTCAATCGAGCCACCGGTCATGGCACGCATGGAGTGGAACTTGCCCTGCTGGATGAACCCGATGCTCATCTTCTTTTCGCCGATGTTGATGACGGCGGTAGTCTGCTTGAGGTCTTCTTCGGAAGCGGTCGCCGTGTAGGCGTTCAAAAGGCCGAAGATATCGACGTCCATCGCGGTGAGCTTGAGCCCCTTCACGGTAAAGAACTGGGCCCAGGAATCAAGAAGCGCGTTTTTCGCGGCAACGACGTTCGCCTTGACTTCCTCGCCTTCGCGGGATTCAATCTCGTAGTCAATCACGTTGTCCTGGTCATCGAAGGGCGGACGGGACTGCGCGGTCTGGAGAATAATCGCCGACTCGTTGCCGTTCTTCGGCACCTTCACGCTAATCCTGTCGACCAGCACGCCGCCGGCGCCAGCACCGCAGTTCACGCATGCGACAATATCGGTATTGGCATCGCGGGTATGGCGCATCATCATCTTGGTGAGCGCCTCGCTCAAAAGTTCGTAGCCGTCCTTTTCCTTCTTGCCGTCGGGACCTGTCGTAGGTTCGCCCTCGCGACGTTGGATTTCGCCGTTAATGACGGAGCCTTCCGGAACGGGTTCCGTATCAATCTCGACGACAACATGGCCACCGCGACTGTTGTGGTAAACCTTCACGTACTTGATGCTGTAATGGCCAACATCGATGCCGATAGTCTCGCGTTCACCGCGAATTCGAGCGAGCAAATCTAGTGCCAAAGTAAACTCCGATCGGAAACAATACTACCCTAATTCTACCTTTATAAAAGCAAAATGTCAAGAGAAAAATGCATCTAAGTCATTAAAAATCAACTAGTTAGCGCATTTTCGGCCATTTCTTTTGCCTTTTTCGCTTATTTACCTCAAATATGTACTGCAAAACGCGTTCCTGGGTCCATCCGAAGGCTCCGGTAAAGGACGCCGTCATGGAGAAAAGTTCCGGATAATCGCTGTTTTTATGGCCTAAACTGCGCAAAATCTCAATTTCCACGTCTTCGGGGCCAAAACTCGGGAGTTCGAAATGGATATGCACGTGGGTACCGCCCGGGTATTCCTGCGGAAGCCCGATAAGGATACCGCCGGCAGACAGGTCGTAGAGGACGCCCGAAATCTTGGAACCATCGGCAAGGGTGACTTCGACCGGGAAATTGACAATTTCACGGAGCCAGCGACGCAGCTGCTGCTTTTCAAGATCGTTCGAATGGCGAAGGACAAGCTTCCCGGGTTCGCTATCCATTACCTTCACATACGCAGAATAGACCGCGTCCTCAGGACGGGTCCAGCGGATGCGGACTTCCTTGCCCACGTAGGACTTGCCCGGACCGAAACTGTCGTCGTAAGAGACCTTCCAGTACTTCTCGCGGCGTGAAAGGATTTCGGAATGCTTGAGCTTTGCCCCGCCGTCGAACAGGATGTCGACACGGTTACCCACGTTGAACTGGCGCGTACACACGATTACGGTGAGCGGATTCGCCGCATCGAATGCAAGTTTCTCGCGCAGCCCCGTTATGGCGTCCAGCGTCTCGTCACGAACCTTGTCCACATCGCGGAAATCGTAGAAGTCGCATACGGCTGCCTCGAACAGGTGCGAGGAATTCAGCACGGCATCCTTGTTTTCGAACTTGGATGCACGGACCAGTTTCTCCATTGTCCGGATTTCCTTCGGCGTAAGGCCGCGTTCTTCCACCTTATTCTCGAAATCCTTCGTCCCGAACATTTCCGCGTTTTCGCGGCGGTCATTGGAACGATGAATCTCAATGAGGACTAGGAGCACCAGTCCCAAGATGGCGATCGAACAAATCCAGAACAACTGAGCAGGCAGAATCACGAGCTATCCCTCGTTCCAGTTTCCGTTGATATAAGTGCCGAGGATACGGGAAGGCAACTTCTTGCCCAGGAGCGGGCAGTTGCGGGTCTTGCCCGCAAACATCGAGGAAACGACTTCCGTTTCTGCATCCGGGTCAAGGAGAACCAGACTCGCCTGTCCGCCCTGCTTAAGCGCTGCGGGTTCAATTCCTGCAAGCTGTGCCGGGGCGGTGGAAAGGAGTTCCACCGCGCGCGCGGCGGAAAGCCGCGTGCAGAGCGGTTTCCAGATTGCGGGGAGCGCGACTTCCAGCGAAACCGCTCCCGGCACCGCATCCTCGAAATTCACTTCCTTGTCCTGCCTGAGCACCGGGTCGTGGTTCACGCTGATTGCATTCACGGTTCCCGACTCGAGCCCTTGCCACAAGGCCTCGCGGTCTTCCGCAGAACGGAACGGCATAGGCACGTTGCAGTGCGAGTCGAGGTCGAACAGGCAGCTGTCGTCCAGGAGCAGGTGGTAGATATCCACGTCGCAGGTCACGTCCACGCCCTGCGTGCGCGCACGTTCGATAAGCTTGAGCGTCTCGCCGCAGCTCACCTGCTTCAGATGCACCGGCACCTTCAGGAAGCGCGCCATTTCAAGAATCCGGAACGCTTCCATCGTCTCGGCGATGCGCGGGATTCCCTTCATGCCGAGCGTGTCGGCGAAACTGCCCTCGTGCACGAGCCCGTGGTGGCGGAGCGAGTCATCGAGCGGCATAAAGAAGAAGCGCTTGCCCGTCATGGAACCGTATTCCATCGCAAGGCGCAGGAAGCGCGAACGCGAGCAGTTGTGGTTGCCGTCGCCGAAGCCGACCACACCGCCTTCGGAAAGCTCCACCATTTCGGCGAGGTCCTTGCACTGGTAGCCCATGCTGAACGCGCCCAGGAAGGCGAACGAGAGGCCGCAATTCGCGCTAATCTGCTGGATGGCGGCAAGCTTCAGGGAATCGTCTATGGCGTTCGCGTTGCTTTCGTAAAGGCCGCCGTAGAAGCCGCCACGGCGCATGGCCTCCACACCGTCCTTGAAGGTGTAGATGTCGTCGCGCAGGGGTTCCTTGAAATCGAGCCCGAGGCCGAAGAGCGCCGGGAGGGCGACTGCGCCCTTCGCATCAAATTCAGGTGTCCCTTCGGGTGCGGACGAGGCCCAGGCCCCATCCACGAGGCAAATCTTCGCAGGTTCAGCAATCTTCCCGTCAACAAAGGGGCGGACGTTGTTCAAGACGATATTACGCATTTGCACGACCTCCAGCCAAAAGGTAAAGCACGGCCATTCGCACGGCCACGCCGTTGGTCACCTGGTTCAGGATGACCGAATTTTCTCCGTCGGCAATTTCGCTGTCGAGTTCCACCCCACGGTTGATGGGCCCAGGGTGCATGACCAGCACCTGGTCCTTCACGTTTTCGAGCAGGTCGTGCGTGATGCCGAAGGTGTTGCGGTATTCGCGCATGCTGGGCAACAGGGCATCGTCCATGCGTTCCTTTTGCAGGCGAAGCGCGATAATCGCATCCGCATTTTTCACGGCCTTCTTCACATCGCTTTCCCAGGTGACCTTGTCCATCAGTTCGGTATTGCGGGGGACCAGGGTGCTCGGTCCGCAGAGCGTCACGTGCGCACCCATCGTCGTCATGCCCCAGAGGTTACTGCGGGCCACGCGGCTGTGGCGGATATCGCCCACAATCGTCACGTTCTTGCCTTCGAGGGTTCCGAGCTTTTCTTCGATGGTGAGCATGTCGAGCAGCGCCTGTGTGGGGTGCTCGTGCGCACCGTCGCCCGCGTTCACGATAATCGCATTGCTGTTGTCGGCGAGGAACTTCGGGACGCCCGTCCCCTTGTGGCGGACGACCACGATGTCGATCTTCATGGCCTCGATGTTACGGAGCGTATCGACAAGCGTTTCGCCCTTCTTCACGCTGGAGTTGGAACTCGTGAAGTTCACCGTATCTGCAGAGAGTCGTTTTTCTGCAAGCTCAAAACTCGTGCGGGTGCGGGTGCTGTTCTCGAAGAACAGGTTCACGACCGTCATGCCGCGCAGGCTCGGAACCTTCTTTACCGGGCGTTCCAGAATTTCGCGGAACTGCTTCGCGTTATCGAGAATCATGCGGATATCGTGTTTCGATACCCCGCGCAGTCCAAAAAGGTGTTTAATCTCAAGCGCGCTCACGCTATGCCTCCACTTCTACGAGATAAACGGAATTTTCACTGTCAATGGGTTCAATCATCACGCGGACTTCCTGGTTCTGTGCGGTCTCTACCGTAAGGCCCACGCAGTCCGGGGCAATCGGGAGTTCGCGGTGGCCGCGGTCCACCAGCACGCAGAGCCGGATGGCGGCGGGGCGCCCGAGGTCAAGAATCGCCTGCATGGCGGCACGCACCGAGCGGCCCGTGTAGAGCACGTCGTCCACGAGGATTACCGTCTTGCCTTCCACGGAGGCGGGCATCTCGGTAAAGCGCATCTCGGTAGAGGCGCTGGGCTTGCGGTAGTGGAAGTCGTCGCGGTAGAATGTCGCGTCAAGGCAGCCCATCTCGATGGGCTTGCCGAATTTTTGCGAGAGCCTGTCGCTCAGTTTCTTTGCCAGCGGGATTCCGCGGCTTGCCATGCCGAGGACAATCAGGTTCTCGGCGGAAGGGTGCATTTTCGCAATTTTCGCGGCCATTTCGTCGAGGGCGAATTCCATGGCCTGCGCGGAAAGCAATTCCTGGATACGTTTGCAGTTGTCTTTCATATCGTGTTTTAATCTAGCATTTTTTATAGAAAAAGAGGAAAACCGCACCTTATTTTTGTATATATACAATGCATAGAGAATTAACCTATCAAACACTGGAGTTTACATGTTCAATCAGCTGGATAAACCGCAGCCGGGCGAAACCATCGCCATCATGACCACCAACCACGGAGTAATGAAGCTCCGCCTCTTCGAAGACCGCGTCGGCGAATGCGCCACGAACTTCATCGAACTTGCAAAGCAAGGCAAGTACGACGGTGCCCCCTTCCACCGTATCATCAAGGATTTCATGATCCAGGGCGGCGACTTCACCCGCAGGAACGGCACCGGCGGACACTCCGCCAAGGGCCCGGGCACTACCATCGGCGACAAGTACGACCCGTGCCTCACCCACATGCGCGGCGCCCTCAGCTGGGCAAAGACCGCCATGCCGAACTCCATCGGCAGCCAGTTCTTCATTGTCCACGGCGACAACGTGCACTTTTTGGACCACGACCAGGTGGGCCCCGGCCCGGCTGACGGCTACTCCGTGTTCGGCCAGCTCTACGAAGGCTTCGACGTGCTCGACGATATCGCAAACGTCAAGACCGACCGCCGTGATGCCCCTTACGATGACGTGATTATCGAGTCCGTGACCATCGAGAAGGCGTGATTAGTTATTGGTCATTAGTTATTAGTCATTAGTTCTGTAATTTGGGTCTTCGGCCCCTTTTTCTAGAGCCAGTGACCATTGACTAATGACCAGTGACCTTTTTTTATAATTTTTTTCAAAATTTCCCTTGACACGCCCATTTTTTATTCTATATTTGGTGCACCTTTCGGGGTTATAGCTCAGTTGGTAGAGCGCCTGCATGGCATGCAGGAGGTCAGGAGTTCGACTCTCCTTAGCTCCACGAAAAAGACTCGCTCAAAAGCGGGTCTTTTTTTATACCCGGCCACGCAGGGAAAAACGGAGCCGCCGTAATAAATATGTATCTTTCTCCACATGAATACGGTTTTGAACAAAGTTATATGCTTCGCCCTCGGTTGTGCAGGCATTTCCCTTGCACAGCAGTCCCCCTGCAACGAAGAAACCATGGATGCGTTCGCCTACGAGGACTGCCTCGCTGAACATAACTTGACTGTTCCCGGCGCAGAGGCCAAGCCCGCAAGCGACGGCCCCCGCCTGACGGTACTCGGCGCAAAGCAGCCCCCGTACAGCCCCTTCAACAAGGACGCCTACCTCACCTCGAGTTTCGGCGAAAACCGCGGTACGCGCTACCATGCAGGTTTCGACTTCTCTACGCAAATGGAGGAAGGCTGGGTCGTCTACGCCCCCGAGAACGGAACCGTGACCGAACTGAGCGTATCGCCGTTCATGTACGGGAAACTCATGCTATTCAAGGGCGAAAGCGGCAAGACGTGGGCGTTTGCGCACCAGAGCAGTTTCGGCAAGCTCGACGAGATGGTGATGGCAAAGCAGTACGCCACCAAGAAAAACGACGTGAAACTGAAACCCAACGTGCGCTACAAGAAGGGTGACACGCTCACCTTCGCCGGGAGCAGCGGCATCGGAAACCCGCACCTGCACCTGGAAGTGCGCCTCGACAACGACCGCATCATCAACCCCGTCCTCGCGGGGACTGTCATCAGCGATACCATCGCACCGCAGATTTTCGGGGCAGCCGTATGGCAGGGCAACGAATTCGCGACCACCAGCGCAGAGGCCTTCAGCAAGGGCTGCGCCGTAAACCCCGTAAAGAACGAGTTCCCGCTCCACATGGCAATCAAGATTGCCGACTACAGCCGGGAACCCAAGGACAACCCGATGTCCATCCGCCGCATAGAAGTGTGGCGCTACGACGAGAAGGTCTACAGCAAAACGTACGACACGCTCAGCTACAAGAAGATGATCAACATCAGGGACGAGCTCCTGTGGGCCGAAGAAGCCGACACCGCCGGCGACTGGCACTACATCGGCGCAAGGATTGCCCCGCTTTCCTCGTACCGCCTCGAGGTGGAGGACTTCGCGGGCCACGTCACCACGCGCAAGTTTACGTTGCACCCCAAGTGCAAGGGTAACTCGCAGCTCGCGACCACCCAGTTCCAGACTTCCCCGCTCTACACCTTCCTTGCAAAGCCCATGATCGACCTGTTCCGCTGCGAATCGGGCTACACCTTCAAGGCAATGGGCAGCAAGGACGCGACACTTTCCGAAGACCTTTGCAAGGTGTTCAAGCACAAGCCCACGCTGCTTGCAAAAATCGTGGAGACCTACCCCGACCTGAAGGCAATCCAGTACAGTGCCGACGCGAAGTCCACCGGCAACGGGCGCGAGGTCGACGAGACCATCGCCGTGTTCCCCTTCGGCAAGCACCAGACCAGCATCAACTGGAATACAAAGATTGGCGATATCGCCGTTGGCCAGAAGATTAGCGGCATCCCGGTCGGGCACGATTCCACAATCCGCGTGCTCGCCGTGACACGCACCCGCACCGACAGCGTGGACTACCTGGAATTCCACCCCAAGGGGCTGCAGTTCCGCGGAAAGTGGGACGTGTGCATCGAGAACCCGGACAACCCCGCACCGCTCTACTGGCTGGGCGAAACGAGCCGCAACTGGTTCATATTCAGCAAGCAGAGTTCGGGTAAAAAGCGCTGCGCCAGCACGAACGAACTGCGCGACATCGCAAGCATCCAGAACGACGAGCCCCCGACACTCGGGTTCCCCTACTGGGCAGACGCGATGGCGTTCGGCCTGAACCAGCCCGTGCTCAGGATTCCCCTGATATACAAGTACGACGGCATTCCCGACGGCAACGCAATTAACGTAAAATCGGGCAAGAACTGGATTGCGGCGGAATACGATTCCGAACCGCGCGAAATCGTGATCCTCGCAGAAAAGCTCCCCGATGCAGGCGAAAAAATCAACATCCAGATTCAGGACGAGGCAAAGCACAAGGTAAGCTACGACATCACCATCCCGGAGATGTAGCAAGCCCTTTCAATCCAAGACAAAAACCTCGTTTAGGGATTAAACTGCGCGGCGAACTAGAGTTCGCCGTAATGTGCGAGCGTACGCCGGTTGTTTAACGCCGCGCGCACCAGATCGCGAACGACTCCCCTCATGCGCGGGTAATCGTCCGGATGTATCGCCAGACGGGGAATACCTACCGGCAACCTCATGATAAGCGACCCGAAGGCTACCGCAAGTTTTTCAAGGCTTGCAGGCAGTCCCGCAAAACTTGCCACCGGAGAGGCATAGCGAAAACCCTTCGCCGTCGTGAGGGAAAAACGGTCTTCGTAGAGCATTTTCGCTGCACGCACCTGGCCCGGAAGATGCCGGTTCGAATACCACGTCGGCGGAATAAACGCCGCAGGCAGCGTATGCGTCACGACGCTCGTGGAACCTTCCGCAGAAAAAAGATCGTTCCAAGCCTTAAGGCCGCACTGCAACAGGCGCGAGGATTCGTACTCGCAGAGCCCCGCAAATTCGGCCTCGCCCCCCGTAAGGTTCATGCCCACAAGGCCCATGTAACTGCGTCCCTGGCTGAATTCCGCCTTGTGCTTGTATCCGTGCAGGGCAAGTTCAAAGCCCTCCGATTCCAGTTGCAACAGCGTGTCACGGAACTCGCGCACAGCCTCCGGCGTAGCACCGTCGGTGCAGGGAATCACGAGCAGGCTGAACCCGCGCCCGCAGAGATCCTTGAGCGAGCGGATTTCGGGAACGACCTTCCGGTAATTCCAGATGTTTATATCGTGAAAGCAGAGGAGAAATTTACGGGCCATGCTGTGAAGATAGTAATATTAGACGAGAGAACGTGCCTTCGGTCTTACAGACGAAAGAGGAAAGAGGAAAAATGGCGCTTCACGCAATAAAAAAAGACTAAGATTCTATCGTCTATCGTCTTTTACCTACCGT is a window encoding:
- a CDS encoding peptidylprolyl isomerase yields the protein MFNQLDKPQPGETIAIMTTNHGVMKLRLFEDRVGECATNFIELAKQGKYDGAPFHRIIKDFMIQGGDFTRRNGTGGHSAKGPGTTIGDKYDPCLTHMRGALSWAKTAMPNSIGSQFFIVHGDNVHFLDHDQVGPGPADGYSVFGQLYEGFDVLDDIANVKTDRRDAPYDDVIIESVTIEKA
- the pyrR gene encoding bifunctional pyr operon transcriptional regulator/uracil phosphoribosyltransferase PyrR; the protein is MKDNCKRIQELLSAQAMEFALDEMAAKIAKMHPSAENLIVLGMASRGIPLAKKLSDRLSQKFGKPIEMGCLDATFYRDDFHYRKPSASTEMRFTEMPASVEGKTVILVDDVLYTGRSVRAAMQAILDLGRPAAIRLCVLVDRGHRELPIAPDCVGLTVETAQNQEVRVMIEPIDSENSVYLVEVEA
- a CDS encoding M23 family metallopeptidase translates to MNTVLNKVICFALGCAGISLAQQSPCNEETMDAFAYEDCLAEHNLTVPGAEAKPASDGPRLTVLGAKQPPYSPFNKDAYLTSSFGENRGTRYHAGFDFSTQMEEGWVVYAPENGTVTELSVSPFMYGKLMLFKGESGKTWAFAHQSSFGKLDEMVMAKQYATKKNDVKLKPNVRYKKGDTLTFAGSSGIGNPHLHLEVRLDNDRIINPVLAGTVISDTIAPQIFGAAVWQGNEFATTSAEAFSKGCAVNPVKNEFPLHMAIKIADYSREPKDNPMSIRRIEVWRYDEKVYSKTYDTLSYKKMINIRDELLWAEEADTAGDWHYIGARIAPLSSYRLEVEDFAGHVTTRKFTLHPKCKGNSQLATTQFQTSPLYTFLAKPMIDLFRCESGYTFKAMGSKDATLSEDLCKVFKHKPTLLAKIVETYPDLKAIQYSADAKSTGNGREVDETIAVFPFGKHQTSINWNTKIGDIAVGQKISGIPVGHDSTIRVLAVTRTRTDSVDYLEFHPKGLQFRGKWDVCIENPDNPAPLYWLGETSRNWFIFSKQSSGKKRCASTNELRDIASIQNDEPPTLGFPYWADAMAFGLNQPVLRIPLIYKYDGIPDGNAINVKSGKNWIAAEYDSEPREIVILAEKLPDAGEKINIQIQDEAKHKVSYDITIPEM
- a CDS encoding PilZ domain-containing protein, with product MILPAQLFWICSIAILGLVLLVLIEIHRSNDRRENAEMFGTKDFENKVEERGLTPKEIRTMEKLVRASKFENKDAVLNSSHLFEAAVCDFYDFRDVDKVRDETLDAITGLREKLAFDAANPLTVIVCTRQFNVGNRVDILFDGGAKLKHSEILSRREKYWKVSYDDSFGPGKSYVGKEVRIRWTRPEDAVYSAYVKVMDSEPGKLVLRHSNDLEKQQLRRWLREIVNFPVEVTLADGSKISGVLYDLSAGGILIGLPQEYPGGTHVHIHFELPSFGPEDVEIEILRSLGHKNSDYPELFSMTASFTGAFGWTQERVLQYIFEVNKRKRQKKWPKMR
- the pilM gene encoding pilus assembly protein PilM — encoded protein: MALDLLARIRGERETIGIDVGHYSIKYVKVYHNSRGGHVVVEIDTEPVPEGSVINGEIQRREGEPTTGPDGKKEKDGYELLSEALTKMMMRHTRDANTDIVACVNCGAGAGGVLVDRISVKVPKNGNESAIILQTAQSRPPFDDQDNVIDYEIESREGEEVKANVVAAKNALLDSWAQFFTVKGLKLTAMDVDIFGLLNAYTATASEEDLKQTTAVINIGEKKMSIGFIQQGKFHSMRAMTGGSIDMIIAKLGVTLGVDAAKCHEIFETGDLGIVDGFAEAEVEEALKLAFEDIMAQVEFGIRYYSSSEDSEPLNKILLGGGGASIKGLKEYIAERSGIETDTVNPFRYVECDASVVGESGVSLALSNILAPALGLAMRKFD
- a CDS encoding aspartate carbamoyltransferase catalytic subunit; translated protein: MSALEIKHLFGLRGVSKHDIRMILDNAKQFREILERPVKKVPSLRGMTVVNLFFENSTRTRTSFELAEKRLSADTVNFTSSNSSVKKGETLVDTLRNIEAMKIDIVVVRHKGTGVPKFLADNSNAIIVNAGDGAHEHPTQALLDMLTIEEKLGTLEGKNVTIVGDIRHSRVARSNLWGMTTMGAHVTLCGPSTLVPRNTELMDKVTWESDVKKAVKNADAIIALRLQKERMDDALLPSMREYRNTFGITHDLLENVKDQVLVMHPGPINRGVELDSEIADGENSVILNQVTNGVAVRMAVLYLLAGGRANA
- a CDS encoding DUF2334 domain-containing protein, with amino-acid sequence MARKFLLCFHDINIWNYRKVVPEIRSLKDLCGRGFSLLVIPCTDGATPEAVREFRDTLLQLESEGFELALHGYKHKAEFSQGRSYMGLVGMNLTGGEAEFAGLCEYESSRLLQCGLKAWNDLFSAEGSTSVVTHTLPAAFIPPTWYSNRHLPGQVRAAKMLYEDRFSLTTAKGFRYASPVASFAGLPASLEKLAVAFGSLIMRLPVGIPRLAIHPDDYPRMRGVVRDLVRAALNNRRTLAHYGEL
- a CDS encoding dihydroorotase, with product MRNIVLNNVRPFVDGKIAEPAKICLVDGAWASSAPEGTPEFDAKGAVALPALFGLGLDFKEPLRDDIYTFKDGVEAMRRGGFYGGLYESNANAIDDSLKLAAIQQISANCGLSFAFLGAFSMGYQCKDLAEMVELSEGGVVGFGDGNHNCSRSRFLRLAMEYGSMTGKRFFFMPLDDSLRHHGLVHEGSFADTLGMKGIPRIAETMEAFRILEMARFLKVPVHLKQVSCGETLKLIERARTQGVDVTCDVDIYHLLLDDSCLFDLDSHCNVPMPFRSAEDREALWQGLESGTVNAISVNHDPVLRQDKEVNFEDAVPGAVSLEVALPAIWKPLCTRLSAARAVELLSTAPAQLAGIEPAALKQGGQASLVLLDPDAETEVVSSMFAGKTRNCPLLGKKLPSRILGTYINGNWNEG